The Helianthus annuus cultivar XRQ/B chromosome 11, HanXRQr2.0-SUNRISE, whole genome shotgun sequence region ttattttattacaaacCACTAAACTAAACAAAACTCAATATACACATCAACTATGAGGGAacaactttcgccttttattccaACAACTACTTccacatctttttgtgtttttttttctcaacgctttctcattttttttcttttttttttcttaacattttctgaatttttgcTTTTTTTATATATGAATAAATCACAACTATACAGACTTAACTCCTATAATCGAAtcttcatcacacgggtttaaaaagaaaaggcttaAGGTTATGGGCTAAATGGGtcgtcaaacgaaaggtttaggctcaaagttggctactaagggataaatttttgggtaaggatagaaaaatggtgtaaaaggaaaaggttcacctaatgcctttatcattctcgtgcttgtattcggtctatggtctcaaacgtatcaaaagatgcaagttctacaatacgcgactaatggtccactcaaacaaagaaacatgtatatgtaaatctatgctataaaagtggctcaaaacctcacgtataagggtatggtatgtgatatgcataaaatGCTAGTTTCTTAGacgaattattcccaaataaccacccgctaaatacccgtcatgctattaatttgaacttgaccatgacaaaaggcCAAATGGATTGTGCCATCCCtcattgacttagttacttgtgcttttaagattgcttttgaaacaagacatttttgaaaaaaatttgaaattttcccccatccccacacttgaggcaaacattgtcctcaatgtataGTGTTTAAATGTATGGgtaaaaatcgaaaatttttactacttccccatccccacacttgaagtacatattgtcctcaatgtgtaagaactagagttttaagaatgcacaagggatgtgacacgactaaccttcccaacttttcaccccggaaattaaaatacatattacaatccacttattcctaactaacaatcaaagtaaaaaggaacacatgcacctgatttttatcgcttgatgctcatatccttcgtttcttcataaaaatggttgtcccgcaaacatgttgtacctacaaattctaatccttgtgtagaagcatgcttctcacaaccatcaaaatttgttagtacgtagttctaccctttttatgaacatattaccaagtcatgcattattttactttgatttttgtggaaaaaaaaaatttacaacaacaacaaacctaactcactttcgtaggaatcacggttgcatttagcttatgcaacaagcccttttaaacctcccaATAGCTTGagaggacgagaggtctcgtgagggttatatagggaacacacccacaacgttcatatGACTAGACAAAAAGAAATAATAACGAAAtagaaataaacaaaacaaaagaatatACAACAAAAACAAATTACATACCTTGCTGTCAGCGCTGGTATCGTTCGTTCGGATCGACTGgtgattttttgttttttttaataggGAATAGGGTGTTTTGGGTCCAAAAAGAACGAGACAAGGAGGGAAAAGGTTCGGGTGTAAAAGTTTCATGTTCATTGCAACTCACCAATATGGCCGTGTCAGAATTCGTAGAATGACAATGCGATACGATACGTACTATTCAACTGAATTAGGCTCCATATAGATATAAATAAAGTTGCACTCACAAACACACATTACATAAAATCTACTAATTTAAATCTATTATACAATACTCTACCCACCcattattaaaaattaaaaatttgtaATAAAAGGTGATTATGGATCGGGTTTTTAAGAGAAGCGGGTGAAGACTTGGGGTGATTTGGAATCTCACAAAACGAAGAACAGACACCACAAAAATATTCacctctttttttctttttctttttgttttttttttcaaaaacttagGTGAATGTTTAGAAGATCTAGGTCGGGTGTGTGTAGCTTGACAGAAGCAAAGGAGAGAAAAAAATTGACTTCAGCATCATGCCGGAGCACTTCGCGTCGGCCACGGTGTCTCCGGCGTCGGCGACGGCAACTGGGTAACGCATATACATCTGACGCCAATCTCCCCTGCATACGCCACTCTTTAAacggccgtcggcgacggctattCCAGCGTCGGCGACGCCATCAAAGTTCAACAAAAACCTCCGACGCCTTGTATTCCTGCCTACGCGAGAAGTGGCCGACGCCACTTGGTGAATAACCGTCGACGACGGTGATGTCGGCGTCGCTGACGCTCAATCAGTGgccaacttttaatttttttttttcaattttttcagctGAATTTTCAGTTTTGCAGATTAATGTTGCTGTGAGAACGATGATGTTGACATATGATGTCAACTTTGACTACTAAATATATTTTATCATTATTAGTGTGCTGTTGTTTTCACTCAAGTTCAgcccctttttttatttttttattagtattaaAAACAACATCACTTTGaacaattgttttttttttattattattatttatttttttatatatattttttaagtgtttatcatgatttaaaaaaaaaaaaaaaactaatactaAACTACACTAAATAGATAAACTAAAACGAATTGTGAAaggaaatatacaacaacaattaaCTTACCACCTCATGGTGGTCGAATGGCGTGCTGGCCGCCCACAAACTCCTCAAAATCACCCACCGGTGATTCATACCATTTGTTGCCAAACGGTCCAAACTTCATCACCTcctcttccttcttcttttcttgaGGCGACTtattttccttcttcttcttgaCCGTCTTCTTCTTTGTTTCTCCAAACCTACCAACCATAGCACATACCTTTTTGTTTGGATTCATGTCCTTTTTAGGACACTTACCCTCACCGAGTGGGTTAGTAAAACTTGGaaaaacatttaaatttaattttcGGTCCCCAAACTTCATGCTTACCGTTCCCGTTGCACAATTTATTATGGCGTTAGCAGTTGCCAGGAACGGTCTACCCAGTATGACTACCGGTTGGGTGTCCTCAACACACCCAACATAGTCTACTACTAAAAAGTCAACTGGGTAGTAGTAATCATCTACCTTAACAATCACATCCTCAACCATCCCCCTTGGATGCGTGGGAGTCTGATCGGCCAATACCACGGGAGTATCAAATTTTTTTAAtagaccaaaatcatattggtcatacaaactccCGGGCAAGATGCTCACACAAGCTCCAAGATCTAGGAGCGCCCTCTCAATTTTAAATGTTCCAATTTGAATTGGAATAAGAGGATCTCCCGGATCTTGAGCTTTTTGGGGGAGCGCACTTGATAAAACGGCACTAACATGAGAAATCAAATCAACCGATTTGGGTAATTTGTTGTGCCGTTTTTCAATGCTCAACTCTTTCAAACATTCCACATGAGCCGGAACTTTTTTAATGTCATCAAGCAACGACAAATTAATTTTTGCTTGTTTAAAGATTTCCCACCTCTCATCCTTTGGGGGGCACCGATCTTTAAGCTTTGATGCATTAATCGGGTTAATTTGATTTAAACAAATTTCACAAAAAGAATTTTTATTCATGTTTtcagttttattttgtgaaatcgtTTGTTGTTCATTTTTACTTTCCGACTCATCACTTGTATTTTCCACTATACCATCAACGCATTGTGGTGGTGGAATGTTTTCAACACTACTACAAACCTCATCATTTGAAAGAAGACTTACCGCGCTGATGTGCACATTCCTCACATTGCCTGTGCTTGAACTTTGATGCTTTGGGTTCATCGtagtgtcacttggaagctttcCAATGTTTCCTCTCATTTGAGCCACTTCCTCCGCGAGTTGGCCTACTTGCTTTGCCAATGCTTCATGTGATTTGTCCCGAATCTCATTCTCTTTCTTGGACTCTTGCATCATTGAAAGCATTGCATCCATTTTGgcactcaaatcaccaccaccTCCTTGATTATTCATCGACCCGTGACCATCTTGATTGTAACCTCTTTGGCAATTTTGATGCGAATACCCACCTTGATttcccgattggaaattcgggttcatttggttGGAGGCATTACCATACCTAAAGTTAGgatggttcctcaacccggggtggtaagtgttggagttcatatcATATTGCCTTCGGTCCCCATACACTTGATTTACCTCTACGGTGGCTTGACAATTCTCGGTCCGATGACGGATGTCTCCGCATTCTTCACATACGGCGTATTGCATCGCATTCACTTCCCTTTTCTTCATGCGAGCCAACTCCCGCTCTAATGTTTCAATTCGATCCTTAGAACTCGAATCACAGTCGGGCCAAGACCTTGAGGTGGGGTGCTTTTTGGCCCGA contains the following coding sequences:
- the LOC110887703 gene encoding uncharacterized protein LOC110887703; translated protein: MQQAFLDEYYSMAKTDDARDEIRSFRQLSGEPLHEAFTRFRELMRKCPHHQIEKWELVKCFVRGLDDTTWNRLESTSNGTLFSNHEDEDWEFLERMSKRSKAKESADRAKKHPTSRSWPDCDSSSKDRIETLERELARMKKREVNAMQYAVCEECGDIRHRTENCQATVEVNQVYGDRRQYDMNSNTYHPGLRNHPNFRYGNASNQMNPNFQSGNQGGYSHQNCQRGYNQDGHGSMNNQGGGGDLSAKMDAMLSMMQESKKENEIRDKSHEALAKQVGQLAEEVAQMRGNIGKLPSDTTMNPKHQSSSTGNVRNVHISAVSLLSNDEVCSSVENIPPPQCVDGIVENTSDESESKNEQQTISQNKTENMNKNSFCEICLNQINPINASKLKDRCPPKDERWEIFKQAKINLSLLDDIKKVPAHVECLKELSIEKRHNKLPKSVDLISHVSAVLSSALPQKAQDPGDPLIPIQIGTFKIERALLDLGACVSILPGSLYDQYDFGLLKKFDTPVVLADQTPTHPRGMVEDVIVKVDDYYYPVDFLVVDYVGCVEDTQPVVILGRPFLATANAIINCATGTVSMKFGDRKLNLNVFPSFTNPLGEGKCPKKDMNPNKKVCAMVGRFGETKKKTVKKKKENKSPQEKKKEEEVMKFGPFGNKWYESPVGDFEEFVGGQHAIRPP